Proteins co-encoded in one Actinomadura luteofluorescens genomic window:
- a CDS encoding serine/threonine-protein kinase — protein sequence MPELQPGDPRRLGSYEIVDRLGEGGQGVVYGGVDASGNRAAIKLLRADLAGDTMARNRFVREAQAAKQVARFCTAQVLEADVAGDQPYIASEYVPGPSLYKQVTETGPISGAPLDRLAIGTATAMVAIHQAGIVHRDFKPHNVIMAPDGPRVIDFGIARALDTGQTNATKAIGTPSYMAPEQVAGATLTEAVDVWAWATTIVFAATGHPPFGDDTVVAVINRVMHEPPSLDGVPPDLHRLIGACLVKEPERRPTAQQIMMALIGSGPGGAGQTRMDDPAQATTMLAEGSTLAAGGLAGAGMMAGATQPGRGAPHVAPRDYTGTLPPAGPQTGAGRARYDNWEPERKSKAPIFGAVAAIAVLALVVGLFMAAKGGGDGSSNDPATPVVTDSGTVSETPTTEEPEAPAPTRTRTHRNTPPPQTSRPTQEQPTTETPTDTPTTETPSTTPSSPGGGGTGGGGTGGGTGGGGNGGGGDGGTGAGGTGTGG from the coding sequence ATGCCTGAGCTGCAGCCGGGAGACCCCCGGCGGCTCGGTTCCTACGAGATCGTCGACAGGCTCGGCGAGGGCGGCCAGGGCGTCGTCTACGGCGGGGTCGACGCCTCCGGGAACCGCGCCGCGATCAAGCTTCTGCGCGCCGACCTGGCGGGGGACACGATGGCGCGCAACCGGTTCGTCCGGGAGGCGCAGGCGGCCAAGCAGGTGGCCCGGTTCTGCACCGCGCAGGTCCTGGAGGCCGACGTCGCGGGCGACCAGCCCTACATCGCCAGCGAGTACGTGCCGGGGCCGTCGCTGTACAAGCAGGTCACCGAGACCGGCCCGATCAGCGGTGCGCCGCTGGACCGGCTCGCGATCGGCACCGCGACCGCGATGGTCGCGATCCACCAGGCCGGGATCGTGCACCGCGACTTCAAGCCGCACAACGTGATCATGGCGCCGGACGGCCCCCGAGTGATCGACTTCGGTATCGCGCGGGCCCTGGACACCGGGCAGACCAACGCGACCAAGGCGATCGGCACCCCGTCCTACATGGCGCCCGAGCAGGTGGCGGGCGCCACCCTCACCGAGGCCGTGGACGTGTGGGCCTGGGCCACCACGATCGTGTTCGCCGCGACCGGGCACCCCCCGTTCGGCGACGACACCGTCGTCGCGGTGATCAACCGGGTGATGCACGAGCCGCCGTCGCTGGACGGCGTGCCCCCCGACCTGCACCGGCTGATCGGGGCCTGCCTGGTCAAGGAACCGGAGCGGCGGCCCACCGCGCAGCAGATCATGATGGCGCTGATCGGCAGCGGCCCGGGCGGCGCCGGGCAGACCCGCATGGACGACCCGGCCCAGGCCACCACGATGCTGGCGGAGGGGTCGACGCTCGCCGCGGGCGGTCTCGCCGGCGCCGGGATGATGGCGGGCGCCACCCAGCCGGGCCGCGGCGCGCCTCACGTCGCGCCCCGCGACTACACCGGGACCCTCCCGCCGGCGGGGCCCCAGACCGGGGCCGGCCGCGCCCGGTACGACAACTGGGAGCCCGAGCGCAAGTCCAAGGCGCCGATCTTCGGCGCGGTCGCCGCGATCGCCGTGCTGGCGCTGGTCGTGGGCCTGTTCATGGCGGCCAAGGGCGGCGGCGACGGTTCCTCGAACGACCCGGCCACCCCGGTGGTCACCGACTCCGGGACGGTCTCGGAGACGCCGACGACCGAGGAGCCCGAGGCCCCCGCGCCGACCCGCACCCGGACGCACCGCAACACGCCGCCGCCCCAGACGTCCCGGCCGACGCAGGAGCAGCCGACCACCGAGACCCCGACCGACACGCCGACCACCGAGACGCCGTCGACCACGCCCTCCTCGCCGGGTGGCGGCGGTACGGGCGGCGGCGGTACCGGCGGCGGCACGGGCGGCGGCGGCAACGGTGGCGGCGGTGACGGCGGCACCGGCGCGGGCGGCACCGGCACCGGCGGCTGA